From a region of the Apibacter sp. B3706 genome:
- a CDS encoding carbohydrate kinase family protein — protein sequence MKNNMNTKPIICFGEILWDIFPSGKKIGGAPFNVAYHLNKMGVDGRMISCVGNDELGRELLNKVQEAAIPTEECQISDKYNTGTVIAEIDKNNEAHYTIVEPVAWDFIEWKDEYENLVKNSQGFVFGSLGSRNNLSKNTLSKLIEVAPYKVFDINLRPPYISQESIIDFMKKADLVKMNKAELRLLLEWVGKEYTSEEDAVKYIRKTFSLDGLIVTKGSKGAVYCDQYQYIYSEAIQVEIKDTVGSGDSFLAGFLAKRAQGFSNLDAMKEAIALGAFITNHIGACPVYDLEEFQKFKQDKSINSNTFIEDQTIN from the coding sequence ATGAAAAATAATATGAATACGAAGCCCATCATTTGTTTTGGAGAAATATTATGGGATATATTCCCATCAGGAAAGAAAATAGGAGGAGCTCCATTTAATGTTGCATATCATCTTAATAAAATGGGTGTTGATGGAAGAATGATTAGTTGTGTTGGAAATGATGAATTAGGCAGAGAATTGCTTAACAAAGTACAAGAAGCAGCGATTCCGACAGAAGAATGCCAGATAAGCGATAAATACAACACAGGGACTGTAATAGCAGAAATAGATAAAAATAACGAAGCTCATTATACCATTGTAGAACCCGTAGCTTGGGATTTTATAGAATGGAAAGATGAATATGAAAATTTAGTAAAGAATTCACAAGGATTTGTATTTGGAAGTTTAGGAAGCAGAAATAATTTATCCAAAAACACTTTGTCAAAATTAATTGAAGTTGCGCCATATAAAGTTTTTGACATCAATCTACGACCTCCATATATTTCTCAAGAATCGATTATCGATTTTATGAAAAAAGCTGATTTAGTAAAGATGAATAAGGCAGAATTAAGGCTTTTGTTAGAATGGGTGGGGAAAGAATATACATCTGAAGAAGATGCCGTAAAATATATTCGTAAAACATTCTCTTTAGATGGACTAATTGTAACCAAAGGAAGTAAAGGAGCGGTATATTGTGATCAATATCAATATATATATTCAGAAGCCATACAAGTTGAAATAAAAGATACAGTCGGTAGTGGTGATTCTTTTCTGGCCGGATTTTTAGCTAAAAGAGCTCAAGGGTTCTCAAATTTAGATGCTATGAAAGAAGCAATAGCTTTGGGGGCGTTTATAACCAATCACATAGGAGCATGTCCGGTATATGATTTAGAAGAATTTCAAAAATTCAAACAGGACAAATCGATAAACAGTAACACTTTTATAGAAGATCAAACAATCAATTAG
- a CDS encoding LacI family DNA-binding transcriptional regulator — protein MKRVSIKDVALKAGVSTALVSYVLNGRHTDRISKLTAEKIKNAAKELNYRPNSIARSLKAKKTHTIALLVADIANPFASQIARIIEDEISSKGYVILIGSSDENAEKLQQLIDIFLTRQVDGFIILPVEGSEKYILDLAKTNAPIVLIDRYFNNNMEIPVITTNNYGASYQATEHLIKKGKKNIGILSFQTELIHINERVNGYKRAVLDRGLTIKSENIKYINEAKIDIEVSHAIDELLSKEEPIDALFFATNKLALAGLKKLMTLNIKIPEELALITFDESEAFDIFKVPVSHIKQPLYEISKEAVEIITGMIEDKNLKFKPRVYNSKLIIKQSS, from the coding sequence ATGAAAAGAGTTTCAATTAAAGATGTTGCTTTAAAAGCAGGGGTTTCGACTGCGTTGGTTTCATATGTTTTGAACGGTCGTCATACCGATAGAATAAGTAAACTAACAGCAGAAAAAATAAAAAATGCAGCTAAAGAACTGAATTACCGACCCAATAGCATAGCGCGAAGTCTCAAAGCCAAAAAAACTCATACCATTGCCTTGTTGGTTGCAGATATTGCCAACCCGTTTGCTTCTCAAATAGCAAGGATTATTGAAGATGAGATAAGCAGCAAAGGATATGTAATATTAATTGGAAGTTCCGATGAAAACGCAGAAAAATTGCAGCAATTAATAGATATTTTTCTTACCAGACAGGTAGATGGTTTTATAATTCTACCGGTAGAAGGCTCAGAAAAGTATATATTGGATTTAGCTAAAACCAATGCTCCGATAGTTTTAATAGACAGATATTTTAATAATAATATGGAAATACCCGTAATTACTACTAATAATTACGGAGCATCCTATCAAGCCACAGAACATTTAATAAAAAAAGGAAAAAAGAACATAGGTATACTATCATTTCAAACGGAATTAATTCATATAAATGAAAGAGTAAATGGTTATAAAAGAGCTGTGTTGGATAGAGGTTTAACTATTAAATCAGAAAATATAAAATACATTAATGAAGCGAAAATAGATATAGAAGTTTCCCATGCTATAGATGAATTACTATCAAAAGAAGAACCCATTGATGCCTTATTTTTTGCAACAAATAAATTAGCATTGGCAGGACTTAAAAAACTAATGACTTTAAACATAAAAATACCCGAAGAATTAGCACTAATTACTTTTGATGAATCAGAAGCCTTTGACATTTTTAAAGTACCGGTAAGTCATATAAAACAACCTTTGTATGAAATATCCAAAGAAGCTGTAGAAATAATTACCGGCATGATTGAAGATAAAAATTTAAAATTCAAACCGAGAGTGTACAACTCCAAATTAATAATAAAACAATCTTCTTAA
- a CDS encoding sugar porter family MFS transporter codes for MNTKYLYWITFVAVNGGLLFGLNMAGIAGANDLIKQDFSLSDSGLGTVASFLMIGCLIGAFFTGSIAEKYGRKNVMIITAIIYIISSLGCAFATSFIGLTIFRVLSGFAVGATSVVGPMYISEISPANKRGTLVSFNQFAITIGIFLAYVFDYFLINLGQESWRYMLGVPALFGIIFLLYLVFSFPESPRWLLAKGKKDEAVEILNKIGGDSYVKNELPEMEKSINAEKNKEKASSKELFNGKTGKIVAIGTLIAAFQQITGINAVLIFAPDIFRSAGVGGDTALLQSMIVGIVNVLMTIVALKLVDSKGRKTLLLWGAFGMAVSLGYLTYAFLQPEKNSMGVLIALLGYISFFAASFAPVMWVIISEIYPNRIKGLAMSFSTAVSWGCTFLTVYFAPIIRANLGDSALFGIFGIFTVIAFIFVKFWIPETKGKSLEQIEKELGLID; via the coding sequence ATGAATACAAAATATCTATATTGGATTACTTTCGTTGCTGTAAACGGAGGTCTATTATTCGGTTTAAATATGGCAGGAATTGCCGGAGCCAATGATCTCATAAAGCAAGATTTCAGTTTAAGCGATAGCGGATTAGGTACGGTTGCCAGTTTTTTAATGATAGGTTGCTTAATTGGAGCATTTTTTACAGGTAGTATAGCTGAAAAATATGGCCGTAAAAATGTTATGATCATTACAGCAATTATATATATAATTTCATCTTTAGGTTGTGCTTTTGCAACCAGCTTTATAGGATTAACTATTTTTAGGGTTCTTTCCGGCTTCGCTGTAGGAGCTACTTCAGTAGTGGGCCCCATGTATATTTCAGAAATCTCCCCGGCCAATAAAAGAGGAACGTTGGTATCATTCAATCAATTTGCAATAACCATCGGTATCTTTTTAGCCTATGTTTTTGATTATTTCTTGATTAATTTAGGTCAAGAAAGTTGGAGGTATATGTTGGGAGTCCCAGCCCTATTCGGGATCATTTTTTTACTATATTTAGTATTCTCATTTCCGGAAAGTCCGCGCTGGCTCTTAGCTAAGGGGAAAAAAGACGAAGCCGTAGAAATTCTTAATAAAATAGGAGGAGATAGTTATGTTAAAAACGAACTTCCTGAAATGGAAAAATCCATAAATGCTGAAAAGAACAAAGAAAAAGCCAGCAGTAAAGAATTATTTAACGGAAAGACTGGCAAAATAGTTGCAATAGGAACCCTTATAGCAGCATTCCAGCAGATTACCGGTATAAATGCTGTATTAATATTTGCACCGGATATTTTCCGTTCTGCCGGAGTAGGTGGTGATACAGCTTTACTTCAATCCATGATCGTGGGAATTGTAAATGTATTAATGACTATAGTTGCCTTGAAATTAGTTGATTCTAAAGGTCGTAAAACTCTTTTATTATGGGGAGCTTTTGGAATGGCTGTTTCTTTAGGATATTTGACATATGCTTTCTTACAACCTGAAAAAAATAGTATGGGAGTTTTAATAGCCTTATTAGGATATATCTCCTTTTTTGCTGCATCCTTTGCTCCGGTAATGTGGGTAATTATATCCGAAATTTATCCTAATAGAATTAAAGGATTAGCAATGTCTTTTTCAACTGCTGTTAGCTGGGGTTGTACATTTTTAACTGTATATTTTGCACCAATTATACGAGCAAATTTAGGAGACAGTGCATTATTTGGAATTTTTGGAATATTTACTGTAATTGCCTTTATTTTTGTTAAATTTTGGATTCCGGAAACCAAAGGAAAATCTTTAGAACAAATTGAAAAAGAATTAGGGCTTATTGACTAA
- a CDS encoding DUF4136 domain-containing protein, protein MKSHWLLFILLITLVSCQTNNLSVDYDSGYNFSTVKTYNYYADNKVKLNNKIDSTNFMKNLDAVLLSKGLTKDVDNPDVYVAVEVYTQLTHPANSSVNLGIGGGSGWFGLGTNVDIPIKNNSKIVNYSFKVDFDDAKTKNLVWTSKVVDSKPFNTSTASRASFYNSSINLLFKKYPPKKIRKSKPSKTNYYN, encoded by the coding sequence ATGAAATCTCATTGGCTGCTATTTATTTTATTAATTACATTGGTTTCATGTCAAACCAATAATCTATCAGTAGATTATGATTCAGGATATAATTTTTCTACAGTAAAAACCTATAATTATTATGCAGATAATAAAGTAAAACTTAATAATAAAATAGACAGTACAAATTTTATGAAAAACCTGGATGCGGTGTTGCTTTCCAAAGGTTTAACAAAAGATGTTGATAACCCCGATGTTTATGTAGCCGTGGAAGTTTATACCCAACTTACACACCCTGCCAATAGTTCGGTCAATTTAGGAATTGGAGGAGGAAGTGGTTGGTTTGGATTAGGTACTAATGTAGATATACCCATAAAAAATAATAGTAAAATTGTTAATTATTCGTTTAAAGTCGATTTTGATGATGCAAAAACCAAGAATTTAGTTTGGACATCAAAAGTTGTAGATTCTAAACCTTTTAATACCTCTACCGCTTCTAGAGCTTCCTTTTATAATTCATCAATTAATTTGTTGTTTAAGAAATATCCGCCTAAGAAAATTAGAAAATCCAAACCAAGCAAAACGAACTATTACAATTAG